The following coding sequences lie in one Arachis ipaensis cultivar K30076 chromosome B03, Araip1.1, whole genome shotgun sequence genomic window:
- the LOC107630969 gene encoding RING-H2 finger protein ATL78, with the protein MYASTSFTSHIVHDLVIQSHSRRLLMLPNPLAHHDSSPPPTNNNSTHLYLGNSSFDANVVMVLSVLLCALICSLGLNAVIRCALRCSDLVINDSSSSSNPSPSSSSSSSRLANTGIKKKALKTFPIITYESTELNKVPGLDTECVICLSDFTNGEKLRILPKCNHGFHVSCIDKWLTSHSSCPKCRHCLIHTCQKIVGGTTHPPPPLPQTIISIEPLDPETMVRNYT; encoded by the coding sequence ATGTATGCTTCAACTTCCTTCACTTCACACATAGTTCATGACCTTGTCATACAATCTCACTCAAGAAGGTTACTCATGCTCCCAAATCCACTTGCTCATCACGATTCCTCACCACCTCCAACAAACAACAACTCAACCCATTTATACCTCGGAAACAGTTCTTTCGATGCCAACGTTGTCATGGTCCTCTCCGTCCTCCTATGCGCACTTATTTGCTCCTTAGGATTGAACGCAGTCATAAGGTGTGCTTTGAGGTGTTCCGATTTGGTAATCAACGACTCATCATCGTCATCAAATCCTAgcccttcatcatcatcatcaagtagTCGATTGGCCAACACGGGAATCAAGAAGAAAGCTTTGAAGACTTTTCCGATAATCACATACGAGTCAACTGAGTTAAACAAAGTACCTGGTTTGGACACCGAGTGTGTGATATGCCTCTCGGACTTCACAAATGGTGAAAAGTTGCGTATTCTGCCAAAATGTAACCATGGCTTCCATGTTAGCTGCATTGACAAGTGGCTCACTTCTCATTCATCTTGTCCCAAGTGCAGACACTGCCTAATTCACACGTGCCAAAAGATTGTTGGCGGAACtactcatcctcctcctcctctaccTCAAACCATTATAAGCATTGAACCACTGGACCCAGAAACTATGGTGCGTAATTATACATAG